From Rhodococcus antarcticus, the proteins below share one genomic window:
- a CDS encoding ScbR family autoregulator-binding transcription factor, producing the protein MAAQQREQARRTRQAIVWSAAREFDRNGYTATSVSAILAGSGATKGAFYFHFPSKESLAAAIVEGMHTRWAPAVQRWAASEHDALGVVLGLVDEVVVHTTADTVVRAGLRLTTEHELVGAGFLAPFPEWERIFGHLFHRAARTGLLRPGVRPETAAHVLVAGIVGERSCAPVGVGTDELRRLTDQLLAVLLPAFAEPGWTQRWRASGWWSRSLPELSDEPDP; encoded by the coding sequence GTGGCAGCGCAGCAGCGCGAGCAGGCCCGGCGCACCCGGCAGGCCATCGTGTGGTCGGCCGCGCGCGAGTTCGACCGCAACGGCTACACGGCGACGTCGGTCAGCGCGATCCTCGCGGGGTCCGGTGCCACCAAGGGCGCCTTCTACTTCCACTTCCCGTCCAAGGAGTCCCTGGCGGCGGCCATCGTCGAGGGCATGCACACCCGCTGGGCCCCTGCGGTGCAGCGCTGGGCGGCCAGCGAGCACGATGCGCTCGGGGTGGTGCTCGGGTTGGTCGACGAGGTGGTCGTGCACACCACGGCCGACACCGTGGTGCGGGCGGGGTTGCGCCTGACCACCGAGCACGAGCTGGTCGGCGCCGGGTTCCTCGCGCCGTTCCCCGAGTGGGAGCGCATCTTCGGCCACCTGTTCCACCGGGCGGCCCGCACGGGCCTGCTGCGGCCGGGGGTGCGTCCGGAGACGGCCGCGCACGTCCTGGTCGCCGGGATCGTGGGGGAGCGCTCGTGCGCCCCGGTGGGGGTCGGCACCGACGAGCTGCGCCGCCTCACCGACCAGCTGCTGGCGGTGCTCCTGCCCGCGTTCGCGGAGCCGGGGTGGACGCAGCGGTGGCGGGCCTCCGGCTGGTGGTCGCGCAGCCTGCCCGAGCTGTCGGACGAGCCCGACCCGTAG
- a CDS encoding FAD-binding and (Fe-S)-binding domain-containing protein: MTDLAADLRRTVRGRVADDAQTRATHAADASNHRHVPLAVVHPVDADDVAAVLAVCRERGVPVLPRGAATSIAGQAVNTAVVMDTRRHLGSVLSIDPVRREATVQPGVVLDDLQRAAAPHGLRVGPDPSTHSRCTVGGMIGNNACGSHSVAWGKTVDSVRSLDVITYRGERLTAGPGTTLAGTPLLDSLAAVRDRWADDVATGFPQLTRRVSGYNLDELRPGDGTDLARALVGTEGTCATILAATVSLVEVPAATALVVLGFESSYAAAEAASHLVELRNAGEIVPLTIEGVDASLVATLRSGRPDATSWRLLPEGSAWLFVEVGGTTAAEARAAAQAVHARVQSRGGVVVTEKAQARALWSIREQGAGLATRAPDGSEAWPGWEDSAVPVQRLAEYLRGFDALLASHHLQTAYYGHFGDGCVHARIDFDLLTRPGIARYRSFMEDAADLVGGLGGSLSGEHGDGQARAELLSRMYPAPVVEAFGAFKAAWDPDGMMNPRRVVDPAPLDADLRVFLAGPTLPLRTTQGMALPHDGGSLETAARRCVGVGACLNPSGGVMCPSYRATGEEQHSTRGRARLLHEMMRGEVVTDGWASEEVRESLDLCLGCKGCKSDCPVDVDMATYKAEFLHQHYARRLRPRDHYAMGWLPLWLRLARGRRLLNRAARVPALAAVAKKLGNIAPERTIPEIAPQTFRAWFAARPAPTLPADAPRLLLWPDTFTNHLDPDVGKATVAVLEHLGHRVELPAEPVCCGLTWTTTGQLDRARKVLSRSVSTLAPWLDEGITVVGMEPSCTAALKHDTAQLLPGETRLPSAVKTFAEILAAHPDLASFADGTERAAIVQVHCHQHAELGTTADREVMSALSIRAEVLDSGCCGLAGNFGFTVGHHAVSQACAEAVLLPAVRAAGPGTAVLADGYSCRTQVRQAGDDRPEHLAQLAARAMGLHP; the protein is encoded by the coding sequence GTGACAGACCTCGCCGCCGACCTCCGCCGCACCGTCCGGGGCCGGGTCGCCGACGACGCCCAGACGCGGGCCACCCACGCGGCCGACGCCTCCAACCACCGGCACGTGCCACTGGCCGTGGTGCACCCGGTGGACGCCGACGACGTGGCCGCGGTGCTGGCCGTGTGCCGGGAGCGCGGGGTGCCGGTGCTGCCCCGCGGCGCGGCCACCTCCATCGCCGGGCAGGCCGTGAACACCGCGGTCGTCATGGACACCCGGCGCCACCTCGGGTCCGTGCTGAGCATCGACCCGGTGCGCCGCGAGGCCACGGTGCAGCCGGGCGTGGTGCTGGACGACCTGCAGCGCGCCGCCGCCCCGCACGGGCTGCGCGTCGGGCCCGACCCGTCCACCCACAGCCGCTGCACCGTCGGCGGGATGATCGGCAACAACGCCTGCGGCTCGCACTCGGTGGCCTGGGGCAAGACGGTGGACTCGGTGCGCAGCCTCGACGTCATCACCTACCGGGGTGAGCGCCTCACGGCCGGGCCCGGCACGACGCTGGCCGGGACCCCCCTGCTGGACTCGCTGGCGGCCGTCCGCGACCGCTGGGCCGACGACGTGGCCACCGGGTTCCCCCAGCTCACCCGTCGGGTCTCCGGCTACAACCTCGACGAGCTGCGCCCTGGCGACGGCACCGACCTCGCCCGCGCCCTGGTGGGCACCGAGGGCACCTGCGCGACGATCCTGGCCGCCACGGTGAGCCTGGTCGAGGTGCCCGCGGCCACCGCGCTGGTGGTGCTGGGCTTCGAGAGCTCCTACGCCGCGGCCGAGGCGGCCTCGCACCTGGTGGAGCTCAGGAACGCCGGCGAGATCGTCCCGCTGACCATCGAGGGGGTGGACGCCTCCCTGGTCGCCACCCTGCGCAGCGGCCGCCCGGACGCGACGAGCTGGCGGCTGCTGCCCGAGGGCTCCGCGTGGCTGTTCGTCGAGGTCGGCGGCACCACGGCGGCCGAGGCCCGCGCCGCCGCGCAGGCGGTGCACGCACGCGTGCAGAGCAGGGGTGGGGTCGTCGTCACCGAGAAGGCGCAGGCGCGGGCGCTGTGGAGCATCCGCGAGCAGGGTGCGGGCCTGGCCACCCGCGCCCCGGACGGCAGCGAGGCGTGGCCCGGCTGGGAGGACTCCGCCGTCCCCGTGCAGCGCCTCGCCGAGTACCTGCGCGGCTTCGACGCCCTGCTCGCCTCGCACCACCTGCAGACGGCCTACTACGGCCACTTCGGCGACGGCTGCGTGCACGCCCGCATCGACTTCGACCTGCTCACCCGCCCCGGCATCGCCCGCTACCGCTCGTTCATGGAGGACGCCGCGGACCTGGTGGGCGGCCTCGGTGGCTCGCTGAGCGGCGAGCACGGCGACGGGCAGGCCCGGGCGGAGCTGCTCAGCCGGATGTACCCAGCACCGGTGGTCGAGGCGTTCGGCGCGTTCAAGGCGGCGTGGGACCCCGACGGGATGATGAACCCGCGGCGGGTGGTCGACCCCGCCCCGCTGGACGCCGACCTGCGGGTGTTCCTGGCCGGGCCGACCCTGCCGCTGCGCACCACCCAGGGCATGGCCCTGCCGCACGACGGGGGCTCGCTGGAGACCGCGGCCCGGCGCTGCGTGGGCGTCGGCGCCTGCCTCAACCCCAGTGGCGGGGTCATGTGCCCGAGCTACCGGGCCACCGGCGAGGAGCAGCACTCCACCCGCGGGCGCGCCCGGCTGCTGCACGAGATGATGCGCGGGGAGGTCGTCACCGACGGCTGGGCGTCGGAGGAGGTCCGGGAATCGCTGGACCTGTGCCTGGGGTGCAAGGGCTGCAAGAGCGACTGCCCCGTGGACGTGGACATGGCCACCTACAAGGCGGAGTTCCTGCACCAGCACTACGCCCGCCGGCTGCGCCCGCGCGACCACTACGCCATGGGCTGGCTGCCGCTCTGGCTGCGCCTGGCCCGGGGCCGGCGGCTGCTCAACCGCGCCGCGCGGGTTCCCGCGCTCGCCGCGGTGGCCAAGAAGCTCGGGAACATCGCCCCCGAGCGCACCATCCCGGAGATCGCGCCGCAGACCTTCCGGGCCTGGTTCGCCGCCCGCCCCGCACCCACGCTCCCCGCGGACGCCCCGCGCCTGCTGCTGTGGCCGGACACGTTCACCAACCACCTCGACCCCGACGTCGGCAAGGCGACCGTGGCCGTGCTGGAGCACCTCGGCCACCGGGTGGAGCTGCCCGCCGAGCCGGTGTGCTGCGGGCTGACCTGGACCACCACCGGTCAGCTCGACCGGGCCCGGAAGGTGCTCTCCCGCAGCGTGTCCACCCTGGCGCCGTGGCTGGACGAGGGGATCACCGTGGTCGGGATGGAACCCAGCTGCACCGCCGCGCTCAAGCACGACACCGCCCAGCTGCTGCCCGGCGAGACCCGGCTCCCGTCGGCCGTGAAGACCTTTGCCGAGATCCTCGCCGCGCACCCGGACCTCGCGTCCTTCGCCGACGGCACCGAGCGCGCGGCCATCGTCCAGGTGCACTGCCACCAGCACGCGGAGCTGGGCACCACGGCCGACCGAGAGGTCATGTCCGCCCTGAGCATCCGCGCCGAGGTGCTCGACTCCGGGTGCTGCGGCCTGGCCGGCAACTTCGGCTTCACCGTCGGGCACCACGCGGTGAGCCAGGCCTGTGCCGAGGCGGTGCTGCTGCCCGCCGTGCGCGCCGCGGGGCCGGGCACCGCCGTGCTCGCCGACGGATACAGCTGCCGCACCCAGGTCCGCCAGGCCGGCGACGACCGCCCCGAGCACCTGGCCCAGCTCGCGGCGCGGGCCATGGGGCTGCACCCCTGA
- a CDS encoding hydroxyacid-oxoacid transhydrogenase, which produces MTELVTPTEETVFTWGAPPLKFGAGAADEVGFELSQHGVKRVLVLTDPGVLASGVPHRIADSFAQYGITYEIFDGVHVEPTDDSMAKAIGYATEQGPWDGFVAVGGGSTIDTAKAVNLLTSYPGELMDYINKPVGRAQVPPGALKPLIAVPTTAGTGSESTAMCVLDVLSLRVKTGISHWRLRPTLAVVDPLLTMSLPPEVTAASGMDIVCHALESYTARDYRSGARKAPEARVTYCGSNPVSDLWCEKAMTLLASSFRRAVHHGTEDVAARMDMMMAATFAGMGFGNAGVHIPHANGYPIAGQVSGYHPAGYPSDEAMVPHGQAVSLTAPAAFRFTFDAAPERHLRAAELLSPQTETAEASERLPQAMIDLMRDIGMPNGIGACGFDESSIDELVGGTMKQQRLLSTCPKDVTEEVVGQIFRESIENW; this is translated from the coding sequence ATGACCGAGCTCGTCACGCCCACCGAGGAAACCGTCTTCACCTGGGGCGCCCCGCCGCTGAAGTTCGGCGCCGGGGCCGCGGACGAGGTGGGCTTCGAGCTCAGCCAGCACGGGGTGAAGCGGGTGCTGGTGCTCACCGACCCCGGGGTCCTGGCCAGCGGGGTGCCGCACCGCATCGCGGACTCGTTCGCCCAGTACGGGATCACCTACGAGATCTTCGACGGCGTGCACGTGGAGCCGACGGACGACTCCATGGCCAAGGCCATCGGCTACGCCACCGAGCAGGGTCCGTGGGACGGCTTCGTGGCCGTCGGCGGCGGGTCCACCATCGACACCGCCAAGGCCGTCAACCTGCTCACGTCCTACCCGGGCGAGCTGATGGACTACATCAACAAGCCCGTCGGGCGGGCCCAGGTGCCGCCGGGGGCGCTGAAGCCGCTCATCGCCGTGCCCACCACCGCCGGCACCGGCTCGGAGTCCACCGCCATGTGCGTGCTGGACGTGCTGAGCCTGCGCGTCAAGACGGGCATCAGCCACTGGCGGCTGCGGCCCACCCTGGCCGTGGTGGACCCGCTGCTGACCATGAGCCTTCCCCCGGAGGTCACCGCCGCCTCGGGCATGGACATCGTCTGCCACGCGCTGGAGAGCTACACCGCGCGGGACTACCGCTCCGGGGCGCGCAAGGCTCCCGAGGCGCGGGTCACCTACTGCGGCTCCAACCCCGTCAGCGACCTGTGGTGCGAGAAGGCGATGACGCTGCTGGCCAGCAGCTTCCGCCGCGCGGTCCACCACGGCACCGAGGACGTGGCGGCCCGGATGGACATGATGATGGCGGCGACCTTCGCGGGCATGGGGTTCGGCAACGCCGGGGTGCACATCCCGCACGCCAACGGCTACCCCATCGCCGGGCAGGTGTCCGGCTACCACCCGGCGGGCTACCCGTCCGACGAGGCGATGGTGCCGCACGGGCAGGCGGTCTCGCTGACGGCTCCGGCCGCGTTCCGGTTCACCTTCGACGCCGCGCCGGAGCGGCACCTGCGCGCCGCCGAGCTGCTCAGCCCGCAGACCGAGACGGCGGAGGCCTCGGAGCGGCTGCCGCAGGCGATGATCGACCTCATGCGCGACATCGGGATGCCCAACGGCATCGGGGCGTGCGGGTTCGACGAGTCCAGCATCGACGAGCTCGTCGGCGGCACCATGAAGCAGCAGCGCCTGCTCTCGACCTGCCCCAAGGACGTCACCGAGGAGGTCGTCGGGCAGATCTTCCGCGAGTCCATCGAGAACTGGTGA
- a CDS encoding GAF and ANTAR domain-containing protein: MAVDTVQLTDPQSGSYLELVRAAVRTHPEALASVVASLSWSVTSSDELVEFLHRTVGVATQVIGGASSAGVTAQLGGEPFTAVCTDDRTLEVDAAQYAAGDGPCLHAMRTGEVVLVDVDTVRSTWPDFAPGAESSGIHSFLAAPLAGDDGYLGALNLYSTSPDGFTSADAVVLKVLVAHASRSISDYARLRARHHLAEQLREAMRSRAPIEQAKGIMMALHQIDADAAFDLLRAQSQNTNVRLHDVAVGFLDQHTGAQQADAGPS; the protein is encoded by the coding sequence GTGGCCGTCGACACCGTGCAGCTGACCGATCCCCAGTCCGGGTCCTACCTCGAGCTCGTGCGCGCCGCGGTGCGCACGCACCCCGAGGCACTGGCCAGCGTGGTCGCGTCCCTGTCGTGGTCGGTGACCAGCTCCGACGAGCTCGTGGAGTTCCTGCACCGCACGGTCGGCGTGGCCACGCAGGTGATCGGCGGGGCGAGCAGCGCCGGGGTGACGGCGCAGCTGGGCGGCGAGCCGTTCACCGCGGTCTGCACCGACGACCGGACCCTCGAGGTGGACGCCGCCCAGTACGCCGCCGGGGACGGCCCCTGCCTGCACGCGATGCGCACGGGCGAGGTGGTGCTCGTCGACGTGGACACCGTCCGCAGCACCTGGCCGGACTTCGCCCCGGGCGCGGAGTCCAGCGGGATCCACTCGTTCCTCGCCGCGCCGCTGGCCGGTGACGACGGCTACCTGGGTGCCCTGAACCTCTACAGCACCTCGCCGGACGGCTTCACGAGCGCGGACGCCGTGGTGCTGAAGGTGCTGGTGGCCCACGCCTCGCGCTCCATCTCGGACTACGCCCGGCTGCGGGCCCGCCACCACCTGGCCGAGCAGCTGCGGGAGGCAATGCGCTCCCGTGCCCCGATCGAGCAGGCCAAGGGAATCATGATGGCGCTGCACCAGATCGACGCCGACGCCGCCTTCGACCTGCTCCGCGCGCAGTCGCAGAACACCAACGTCAGGCTGCACGACGTGGCGGTGGGCTTCCTCGACCAGCACACCGGGGCCCAGCAGGCCGACGCCGGCCCCAGCTGA
- a CDS encoding WhiB family transcriptional regulator, giving the protein MADSSRQPGALIDNWTWQRDAACAGKDVNIFFHPEFERGASRARRVMQAQSICSACPVRQRCRDYAVETEEFYGTWGGVDELTRKDQLKATRRRRRDADHPELPRTA; this is encoded by the coding sequence ATGGCCGACAGCTCTCGACAGCCCGGTGCGCTCATCGACAACTGGACCTGGCAGCGCGACGCCGCGTGCGCCGGCAAGGACGTCAACATCTTCTTCCACCCCGAGTTCGAGCGCGGCGCCTCGCGCGCGCGCCGGGTGATGCAGGCGCAGTCCATCTGCTCCGCGTGCCCGGTGCGCCAGCGCTGCCGGGACTACGCGGTGGAGACCGAGGAGTTCTACGGCACCTGGGGTGGCGTGGACGAGCTGACCCGCAAGGACCAGCTCAAGGCCACGCGGCGACGCCGTCGCGACGCCGACCACCCCGAGCTGCCCCGCACGGCGTGA
- a CDS encoding nitroreductase yields the protein MPDVDVLEQLLQQRYSCRAFRPEPVDEATLTRLFTLAQRTASWCNAQSWQVHLTSGAATAALGEALTASLARGEGGSDLPWPQRYTGRHAERRRATGYALYSAVGIERSDHEARAAQMNLNFSFFGAPHVAVITCDRDLGVYGAVDAGGYVSTLLLAAQSLGVAAIAQAAIAGCSGAVRTHLALPEDRVVVCAVSLGHADETHPANSFRTDRAPLSEVVTVVPGA from the coding sequence GTGCCCGACGTCGACGTCCTGGAGCAGCTGCTGCAGCAGAGGTACAGCTGCCGCGCGTTCCGTCCCGAACCGGTGGACGAGGCCACCCTCACCCGGCTGTTCACCCTCGCCCAGCGGACGGCCTCGTGGTGCAACGCCCAGAGCTGGCAGGTGCACCTGACCTCCGGTGCGGCCACCGCGGCGCTGGGCGAGGCGCTGACGGCGAGCCTGGCCCGGGGCGAGGGCGGCTCCGACCTGCCGTGGCCGCAGCGCTACACCGGCCGGCACGCCGAGCGCCGACGCGCCACCGGCTACGCGCTGTACTCCGCGGTGGGCATCGAGCGCAGCGACCACGAGGCCCGCGCGGCACAGATGAACCTCAACTTCAGCTTCTTCGGCGCCCCGCACGTCGCCGTCATCACCTGTGACCGCGACCTGGGGGTCTACGGGGCCGTGGACGCGGGGGGCTACGTGTCCACGCTGCTGCTGGCGGCGCAGAGCCTGGGGGTGGCCGCCATCGCCCAGGCCGCGATCGCGGGGTGCTCGGGCGCGGTGCGCACCCACCTCGCCCTGCCCGAAGACCGCGTCGTGGTCTGCGCGGTGAGCCTCGGCCACGCCGACGAGACGCACCCCGCCAACTCCTTCCGCACCGACCGCGCCCCGCTCTCCGAGGTGGTCACGGTGGTGCCGGGCGCCTAG